A window from Drosophila subobscura isolate 14011-0131.10 chromosome O, UCBerk_Dsub_1.0, whole genome shotgun sequence encodes these proteins:
- the LOC117899487 gene encoding uncharacterized protein LOC117899487 isoform X2 yields the protein MDEDQLERIVARARLGAGPIRQMFMRHFVSGGTEQDAFFDCQSFSEDCESRRERERGVGHDSDAMRCALERTATNIQMMLNSLDEMSPPNRPIGFTLEITTALAVNDDQRPGASGRITGQPVTVHMPLQFDPRTRQLTSKCQGQQQHQMQASICGSRAPSPTRHGTDYPALTYLQDECRCRNNTCNNNRSRPQDIQTDQSYLQKHRQQSPVSLSCPAGGAGTGYHRPSQTETSYLRDHKKPQFKDAQDNQSEGNHSSQDSQTESSYVNDQYKRQRDKLTQERTSQTQMLHPTQLMPCDNQQDGNETIYTTASNPNSNRGPCPCNSSATTSEFYHTPCQSTVQSTRHAACGCSLHNYLPRSEMDNRPPFACDPRPMTCHDCLCGGQHQSDLPPWTPNPNAQHIAVSSAENSCGCPWAANNEEDTSYQSAATTCFTQNSESKATTLALHGNPCSTATSACPITSTIDLCLSKGSSKGFKSFTTWVDRADTCANSACPVTSTIGMCSSTALAESATTKEVSNIMICGTKTDSSNDAICTSNTFAGACPSKTILDPCSSKSLPDPCAPKFIADPCSLKSLPDACASKAFADPCSLKSLPDPCSLKSLPDPCASKSIADPCSSKSLPDPCASKSIADPCSLKSLPDACASKAFADTYPSKVDTNPCSSRGFADPTSSKALFNSCISKAVSNHCHADPSSTNAMAFHMDTRVIEATCGTQTSVLPLVGTSGNLEAEGSDVSNQENSYTTSGTQGLPPAFGCDDQTSGTSRSRSVVNKITCLCSSDQKSIYNNRFEKGPREEGHVQYGDELMRENSDHCNICEVCPPPHDPMQSIGSSVRGAAPAKPLSIKCDKSTCTCTSRCRSKGKMKSQSKQQSRHAPQSSKQVFLEDQDVFRDCASFNSNVKSVKSKSSRRLSYADASSSLPIITSCYSKAQGAPNTTAVCPCGVCGLSQIDCKHSRIDTSGTCIGVCGQDNEEAALWSCYEPSIQMKSSNDAQSMEMKSCYEPSLDKQSESGYFRSPDTSAYTEYTDAPCKEVVVESRKERIMDMVQQLSDAADCDCNEDRPAMIQNLFRELALMLRMEEERAVAPQDEIKTQKPTFEECCAIQQQCDPQPVDENVKGTKERRRIECFETLDDAVRKCFMKQETKQLPEVEIYALEEDSDSDREDACARWLPSAESTIFKDVEGQGCGNDDEFLDPNSQRHLLEQMTKLVREPSPEECDMCVEILHQVVEPCRSYDRNKFDGDSCDKMAEPQTPPKEAKVMPSNIKVVPDKVAPKVPSNIKVEPDKVVPCASQDKTLAKLDKGNSDEYCPPQYQSSKIEPCPTITPAPSQVPSAMKTEVCVTVENYKQTESSTSVDKGKKIESKQESCTSVDKAKKIDSKQELCATDLGNLLPDGPLSPEARQLCEKLLRQALVDCGACDKLAPSQSCQSSEVAARSYEDPKGAGHCQCCHCRALKSERECRTVSKTLRAAMCDPACEMKYFIDSMIVDLEVMDHVLDNKKAKAKDVRANCLGNALGAGFPVTISAVSSLGCTALYIKWDVQDCAGIAGYEIYVDGNLRSRLYSYRHEAAVVGCVDVTKGHQIVLRAQAIGQDFPGDDLPVGNCKTVVHTSHPEMLVGAKRPWSPSIYFYDPSMGIRQAPGARREAS from the exons ATGGATGAGGATCAGTTGGAGCGAATcgtggccagggccaggctgGGCGCTGGTCCCATACGACAGATGTTCATGCGACACTTTGTTTCGGGCGGCACAGAGCAGGATGCCTTCTTCGACTGCCAGAGCTTCAGCGAGGACTGTGAGAGCCgccgggagcgggagcggggcGTGGGCCACGACTCGGACGCCATGCGCTGTGCCCTGGAACGGACCGCCACAAACATCCAAATGATGTTGAACAGCCTGGATGAGATGTCGCCTCCGAATCGGCCCATCGGCTTCACCCTGGAGATAACCACCGCCCTGGCGGTCAACGATGACCAGCGACCGGGCGCAAGCGGACGCATCACTGGCCAACCGGTGACCGTGCACATGCCCCTGCAATTCGATCCGCGCACCAGACAATTGACCTCCAAGTgccaggggcagcagcagcaccagatgCAGGCCTCCATTTGTGGCAGCAGAGCCCCCAGTCCGACGAGACATGGCACAG ATTACCCAGCTCTGACGTACTTGCAGGACGAGTGCCGATGCCGCAACAACAcctgcaacaacaaccgcTCCCGCCCCCAGGATATCCAGACCGACCAATCGTACCTACAGAAGCACAGACAGCAGTCGCCAGTGAGCCTGAGCTgcccagcaggaggagcagggacAGGCTATCACAGGCCATCCCAGACGGAGACCTCGTATCTGCGCGACCACAAGAAACCACAGTTTAAAGATGCCCAGGACAACCAATCAGAGGGTAACCACAGCAGCCAGGACTCGCAGACGGAGTCCTCCTACGTGAACGATCAATACAAACGGCAGCGGGACAAGCTCACGCAGGAGCGGACATCACAGACCCAAATGCTGCATCCCACACAGCTCATGCCATGCGATAATCAACAGGATGGTAACGAAACGATCTACACTACGGCAAGCAATCCAAACAGCAATCGCGGGCCATGTCCATGCAATTCGAGTGCCACAACATCGGAGTTCTACCACACGCCCTGCCAGAGCACAGTTCAATCCacgcggcatgcggcatgtggcTGCAGTCTGCATAATTATTTGCCCAGATCAGAGATGGACAACAGGCCGCCGTTTGCCTGTGATCCGCGACCCATGACCTGCCACGATTGCCTCTGTGGCGGCCAGCATCAGAGCGATTTGCCGCCCTGGACACCGAATCCGAATGCCCAGCATATAGCCGTGTCGAGTGCGGAGAACAGCTGCGGCTGTCCGTGGGCAGCGAACAACGAGGAGGATACCTCGTACCAGAGTGCGGCCACCACTTGCTTCACTCAGAACTCAGAATCCAAGGCCACGACACTGGCACTACACGGGAATCCTTGTTCAACGGCAACCAGTGCTTGTCCCATTACGAGCACCATCGACTTATGCCTGTCGAAGGGTTCATCCAAGGGCTTCAAGAGCTTCACTACGTGGGTTGATAGAGCGGATACATGCGCGAATAGTGCTTGTCCTGTCACCAGCACCATTGGTATGTGCTCCTCGACAGCACTGGCTGAGTCTGCAACAACCAAGGAAGTCAGTAATATCATGATTTGTGGCACCAAAACGGATTCTAGCAATGATGCCATATGCACTTCGAATACTTTTGCAGGTGCCTGCCCATCGAAGACCATTTTAGATCCTTGCTCATCGAAGTCTCTGCCAGATCCTTGTGCACCAAAGTTCATTGCAGATCCCTGTTCATTGAAGTCTCTGCCAGATGCTTGTGCATCCAAAGCCTTTGCAGATCCTTGCTCATTGAAGTCTCTGCCAGATCCCTGTTCATTGAAGTCTTTGCCAGATCCTTGTGCATCAAAGTCCATTGCAGATCCCTGTTCATCGAAGTCTCTGCCAGATCCTTGTGCATCAAAGTCCATTGCAGATCCCTGTTCATTGAAGTCTCTGCCAGATGCTTGTGCATCCAAAGCCTTTGCAGATACTTACCCATCGAAGGTCGACACAAATCCTTGTTCATCCCGTGGCTTTGCTGATCCCACCTCATCGAAGGCGCTCTTTAATTCGTGTATATCCAAGGCAGTTTCGAATCATTGCCATGCAGATCCCAGCTCCACAAATGCCATGGCATTCCACATGGACACGCGGGTCATTGAAGCAACTTGTGGCACCCAAACCAGCGTGCTGCCTCTGGTTGGAACTTCGGGCAATTTGGAGGCCGAAGGTTCAGACGTGAGCAACCAAGAGAACAGCTACACGACCTCCGGCACACAAGGATTACCACCGGCGTTTGGGTGTGATGATCAGACCTCGGGCACCTCTCGATCGCGCTCCGTCGTCAACAAGATCACCTGTTTGTGCTCCTCGGACCAGAAATCGATCTACAACAACCGCTTCGAGAAGGGTCCACGAGAAGAGGGCCACGTCCAGTACGGGGATGAGCTCATGCGGGAGAATTCCGATCATTGCAACATTTGTGAGGTGTGTCCACCGCCCCACGATCCCATGCAGTCCATTGGCAGCTCTGTGCGCGGTGCAGCACCCGCCAAGCCACTGTCCATCAAGTGCGACAAGTCCACGTGCACGTGCACCTCCCGGTGCCGGTCCAAGGGCAAAATGAAGAGCCAATCGAAGCAACAGTCCCGCCACGCGCCGCAGAGCTCCAAGCAGGTGTTCCTGGAGGATCAGGACGTGTTTCGCGACTGCGCCTCGTTCAACTCCAACGTCAAGTCTGTCAAGTCGAAGAGCAGCCGCAGATTGTCCTACGCTGATGCTTCATCATCGCTGCCGATCATCACCAGCTGCTACAGCAAGGCCCAAGGTGCGCCTAACACGACGGCTGTGTGTCCGTGCGGCGTCTGTGGTTTGTCACAGATTGACTGCAAGCACTCCAGGATCGACACATCTGGAACGTGCATCGGCGTTTGCGGCCAGGACAATGAGGAGGCGGCACTGTGGAGCTGTTACGAGCCATCCATTCAGATG AAGAGCAGCAACGACGCCCAATCCATGGAGATGAAGAGCTGCTACGAACCATCATTGGACAAGCAGAGCGAGTCCGGCTACTTTCGCTCGCCGGACACATCGGCCTACACCGAGTACACGGATGCCCCCTGCaaggaggtggtggtggaaaGCCGCAAGGAGCGCATCATGGACATGGTGCAGCAGCTGAGCGATGCCGCTGACTGTGACTGCAACGAGGATCGTCCGGCCATGATACAGAATCTGTTTCGGGAGCTGGCCCTCATGCTGCGCATGGAGGAGGAGCGTGCCGTCGCCCCGCAGGACGAAATAAAGACACAAAAGCCTACCTTCGAGGAGTGCTGCGCCATCCAGCAGCAGTGCGACCCCCAGCCAGTCGACGAGAATGTCAAAGGCACAAAGGAACGGCGCCGCATTGAGTGCTTCGAGACGCTGGACGATGCCGTGCGCAAGTGCTTCATGAAACAGGAAACCAAACAGCTGCCAGAGGTGGAGATCTATGCACTCGAAGAGGACTCGGATTCGGATAGAGAAGATGCCTGTGCCCGGTGGCTGCCTTCTGCGGAATCAACCATATTCAAGGATGTGGAAGGTCAGGGATGCGGCAACGATGACGAGTTCCTGGACCCGAATAGCCAACGCCATCTCCTCGAACAGATGACAAAGCTAGTGAGGGAACCCAGTCCTGAAGAGTGTGACATGTGTGTGGAGATCTTGCATCAAGTTGTAGAGCCCTGCCGCAGTTACGATCGCAATAAATTCGATGGCGATTCATGTGACAAAATGGCGGAACCCCAAACCCCGCCCAAGGAGGCTAAAGTGATGCCTTCGAATATCAAAGTGGTGCCGGATAAAGTGGCACCCAAAGTGCCTTCGAATATCAAAGTGGAGCCGGATAAAGTGGTTCCCTGTGCCTCTCAAGATAAAACTTTGGCCAAACTAGACAAAGGCAATTCCGACGAATATTGCCCTCCACAGTATCAAAGCTCAAAGATTGAGCCCTGCCCAACGATTACGCCAGCACCCAGTCAAGTGCCCAGTGCCATGAAGACAGAGGTCTGTGTGACGGTGGAGAATTACAAACAGACGGAATCCAGCACCTCTGTGGATAAAGGCAAGAAGATCGAAAGCAAGCAGGAATCGTGCACCTCTGTGGATAAAGCCAAGAAGATCGATAGCAAGCAGGAGCTCTGTGCCACGGATTTGGGCAATCTCCTGCCCGATGGACCACTAAGTCCAGAGGCACGCCAGCTGTGCGAGAAGCTGCTGCGCCAGGCCCTGGTGGACTGTGGTGCCTGTGATAAGCTGGCACCATCTCAGTCGTGTCAGAGCTCAGAGGTGGCAGCCAGATCATATGAAGACCCAAAAGGAGCAGGGCACTGCCAGTGCTGTCATTGTCGTGCCCTCAAGTCCGAAAGAGAATGCAGAACCGTGTCCAAGACTCTGCGTGCGGCCATGTGCGATCCAGCTTGTGAAATG aaaTACTTTATCGACTCTATGATTGTGGACTTGGAGGTCATGGACCATGTGCTGgacaacaaaaaggcaaaggccaag GATGTAAGGGCAAATTGCTTGGGCAATGCGCTGGGAGCAGGCTTCCCCGTGACCATCAGCGCTGTCTCCAGTTTGGGCTGCACCGCTCTCTACATCAAATGGGATGTGCAGGACTGTGCCGGCATTGCCGGATACGAG ATTTACGTGGATGGAAATTTAAGGAGTCGCCTTTACAGCTACCGACACGAGGCAGCTGTGGTGGGATGTGTGGACGTCACAAAGGGACATCAGATTGTGCTGCGGGCCCAGGCAATAGGCCAGGACTTTCCAGGCGATGATCTGCCCGTGGGCAACTGCAAAACGGTGGTACATACCAGCCATCCGGAGATGTTGGTCGGAGCCAAGAGACCCTGGTCGCCCAGCATCTACTTCTATGATCCCAGCATGGGCATCAGGCAGGCGCCAGGCGCCAGGCGCGAGGCGAGCTAG